The following nucleotide sequence is from Mycobacterium sp. Z3061.
AGCAGCCAGGCCCCCGTCGAGTGGTTCCAGTGGCTGTCCTTCGGGCTGAACTCGCTGGGCTGTACCTGGTTCAGGTCGATGGTCGACGCGCAGGCCGCGAAACCCCACCGCGCCGGGGTCAGCCAGGACAGCTGGTCGATCACCGCCCGGTCGGTCACCGGGATCACCCCGCTGGAGAACACCAGCTGCGCCATGATGGCCACCACAAGCAGCGGCAGGATGTGGTCGCTGGTGCGGGCCACCGCCGACAGCAGCATCCCGATGATCGCCGCGACGATGCACGTCGCGGCCACCGCGACGTACAACTCGAGGGTGGGACTGCCCAGCAGCACCGCCCCGTGTTTCGGGGTGCCCTTGCCGATCACTGTGATGGTGGTGGCGATCACCGTCTGGGCGATCGCGAACGCGCAGAACACGCCGATCTTGGCCAGCAGGTACGCCTTGGTCGAGAGCCCGAACGCCTGTTCCCGGTGGAAGATGGGACGCTCGCCGACCAGGTCGCGGATGGTCAGCGCGGTGCCCATGAAGACAGCGCCCATGCAGAGCAGGACCAGAATCTGTGCCGGTTCGGCCGGGCTCTTGCCATGCGGGTCGGCCAGGCCGAACCCGCTCTGCCCGGGCACCGTCAGCGTGAGCAAACCGATGAGAAACGGCAGCACCGCGAGGAACACCGTGTACCAGCGGTCGGACACCACCAGCCGAACCTGCCGGCGCGCGAGGGTCCAGAGCTGACGCCGCACCTGGATGTGCACCGGCTCGCCCAGGTCCCGCGGCTGGGCGGCGGGCGATTCCGGCTCCGGCCGGCGCTGGGCCAGAAAGCGCTGCTTGGCTTCGTCGGGATCGGCGCCCACCTTAATGAAGATCTCGGCCCAATTGGTGGTGCCCATGACGGGTGCGACGCCGTCGGGTGGGCCGAAGTAGGCCGTCTTGCCGCCGGGGGCCAGCAGTAGCAGCTGGTCGCACAGGTCGAGGTGGGCCACCGAGTGCGTCACAACCAACACCGTGCGACCGGCGTCGGCGAGCTGTCGCAGCATCATCATCACCTGGGAATCCAGCGCCGGGTCCAGGCCGGTGGTCGGTTCATCCAGGATCAGCAGCGACGGGCCGGTGAGCAGCTCCAGGGCGACCGACGCGCGTTTGCGCTGGCCGCCGGAAAGCTTGTCCACCCTGGTGTCGGCATGCTCGGTGAGGTTCAACTCATCGAGCACCCGGGCGACCGCCGCGGTGCGGTCGGCCGGGCTGGTGTCCGGTGGCAGGCGCAGCTCAGCGGCGTAGCCCAGGGCCTGGTTGACCGTGAGCTGGCGGTGCACGACGTCGTCCTGCGGCACCATCCCGATGCGGGTTCGCAGCGTCGCGTACTGGGCGTGGATGTCGTGTCCCTCGAAGGTCACCGAGCCGGAACTCGGGCGGGTGTATCCGGCGAGCAGCCTGGCCAGCGTGGTCTTGCCCGCACCGGAGCCGCCGATGATGGCGGTCAGGGTGCCGGGCCGGGCGCTCAGCGAGATGGTGTCGAGCAACTCCTTGCCGTCGGCGCTGAACTGGACGCCGTTGACTTCCAGGCCGCCGGTGCCGCCGGCGGACTGCGGGACCAGGGTCTCGCCGGTGAAGTCCAGGTCGACGTTGCCGACGGTGACGACGTCCCCCCGGCGCAGGGTCGCGGACCCGACCCGCACGCCGTTGACGAACGTCCCGTTGACGCTGCGGGAGTCCCGTATCTCGGTACCGAGGTGGGTCGGCACCAGGAAGGCGTGATGGCGCGAGGCCAGCACGTCGGGCACGACGATGTCGTTGTCGCCGGCCCGCCCGATCGTCGCGCAGTGGTCGCCGGCCGGGATGGGCTGCGGTCGCGGGGCCGGCCGGCTCGGTGGGGCCGGCAGCGGGGACTGCGGAACGGTGGGCGGGTCCGCCGGGCGTCGCTGATGCATGGTGGGCAGGGGAGCGGTCGTCGGCGCCGCGCCGTCAAATGACCGCCCGACGCCGAAGGTCAGGCAAGGCCCGTCCGGGTTGCCGACGTTGATGCGCTGGCCGTCGCAGATGTCGATGACCCGGGCCCGGCGCCGCGCAACGAATGTGCCCTGCCGCGAGGAGTTGTCGATGGCCCGCCACCGCCCGTTGCCGAAGCGCAGCAGTAGGTGCCGGCGCGAGATCAGCGGGTGGCTGACCCGCACGTCAGCGCGCAGATCACTTCCGACAATAACGTCGTGACCTGCGGTGAAAGTATGTTCCGCCCCGTTGGCCCGCACTGTGAGCACCGGCGGCGCCGCCGCATTCATCCCTGTGAGAGTTAGCCGCCGGCGCCGGGGCCAAACATATGAAAACCCCCAGCGCCTCCCCGGAGACCGTTGGCGACAGCACGCCCGTCACCGCCGCTTGAGCCGGATCCTCCACCACACGACGAGGCTGTAGATCACCGACAGAACGGCCAGCATTGCCATGTCGAACAGCCAGGCCGGGCGGGAGTGGGTCCAGTGGCTGTCCTCCGGGCTCAGTGAACCGGGCACCAGTTCGCGCAGGTTGACCGTGGCCGCCGAGGCTGCGTACCCCCACCGCGCGGGTATCGCCCACGACATCTGGTCCAGACCGACCCGGTCGGTCACCGGGATCATGCCGCCGGCGAGCACCAGCTGCAGCATCAGCGACACCACCAGCAGCGGCATGATCTGTTCGTTGGACCGGGCGACCGACGACAGCAGCAACCCGACGACCGCCGAGGCGACACAGGTGGCGGCGACCGTGGTGAACAGCTCGAAACTGGGATTGCCCAGCACCAGCGCCTTCTGGGTGGGAGCGCCCTTGCCCACGATCACGATGGCGGTGGCGATCGCGGCCTGCAGGACCGCGAACACGATGAACACCGTGAGCTTGGCGCCCAGATACGCCCAGGTGGACAGGCCGACCGCTTGTTCGCGCTGGAAGATCGGGCGCTCCCCGATCAGGTCGCGGATGGTCAGCGCGGTGCCCATGAAGACGGCGGCGATGGAGAGCAGCGTCAGGATCTGGGCGGCCTCGTCGGGGGTATTGCTGGTTGGCGAGGCCATCCCGAACCCGGTGTTGCCGGGCACGGTCAGCGCCAGGCCTCCCAGGATGAACGGCAGCACCGCCAGGAAGATGAAGTAGGCGCGGTCGTTGACCACCAGCCGGACCTGGCGGCGGGTGATCGTGGAGAACTGGCGTCGCACGCTGGTGTGGGCGGGAGCGCCGAGGTCGCCCGGCGCGGCTGCCGCGGGGGTCGGCGGCGGTTGCTTCTGGGCCAGGAACCGCCGGTTCGCCTCGTCGGGGTCCGCGCCGACCTTGGCGAAGATGTGCGCCCAGTTGGTGGTGCCCATCACGTCGCCGATCTGGCCCGGCGGCCCCAGATACGCCGTCTTGCCGCCGGGCGCCATCAGCAGCACCTGGTCGCAGACGTCCAGGTAGGTCAGCGAGTGGGTGACCACCAGCACCACCCGGCCGGCGTCGGCGAGTTGTCGCAGCATCGTCATGACCTGCAGGTCTAGCGCGGGGTCCAGGCCCGACGTGGGTTCGTCGAGGATCAGCAGGGACGGCCCGGTGAGCAGCTCCAGTGCCACCGATGCGCGCTTGCGCTGGCCACCTGAGAGGTTGTCGACCCGGGTTTCGGCGTGCTTGGTCAGCCCGAGCTCGTCGAGGACCTGTGCCACCACCTGCTCGCGGTCCTCTTTGCTGGTGTCGGGGGGCAGGCGCAGCTCGGCCGCGTAGCTGAGAGCCTGGTTGACCGTCAGCTGCCGGTGCACGACGTCGTCCTGCGGGACCATCCCGATCCGGCTGCGCAGCGACGCGTACTGCTGGTGAATGTCGTGGCCCTCGAAGGTAACCGCGCCCGAGCTGGGGGTGGTGTTACCTGCGATGAGCCGCGAAAGGGTGCTCTTTCCGGCGCCGGAACCGCCGATGATCGCGGTCAGCGTGCCTGGCCGGGCCGTCATCGACACGTTGTCCAGCAGCCGGTTGTTGTTGATCGAGAAGATGATGTCGCGGACCTCGAGGCCGCCGGTGCGGGTCGCGGCCTCGGTGCGCCGCACCAGGATGCCGCCGACGAACGCGAGGTCGACGTTGCCGATGGTGACCACGTCGCCCTCGGTCAGGATCGCCGAGCCGACCCGGATGCCGTTGACGAAGGTTCCGTTGATGCTGTTCAGGTCGCGGATCTGGGCACCGGCCGGGCTGGGGGACAGCTGCGCGTGGTAGCGCGATGCCAGCACGTCGGGGATGACGATGTCGTTGTCGGAGGCCCGGCCGATACGGGCGGCCGCGGTCGGGGCGGCCGTGCCCGTCGCCTGGTTCGGAACCCGGACCGTGCCGGCCTGCGACTGCGACACCGTGTCGTCCTGGGCCGGCGGCTGCGCGGGCGGCTGCAGGTTGGGCTGCGCCGCCCGGGTGGGTGGCTGCAGGTTGGGCTGGGCGGCCCGGGTGGGCGGCTGCGAAATCGTGGGGATGGCGGTGGTACGCGTGACGTCATCCAGGGCCAGCACCGGCACGCGTTCGGTCGGCGGTAACGCACCCACGTCGCCTCGGTAATGCCCGACTTCGAACGTGATGCGCGGACCGTCCGGCTGGCCCAGGTTGATGGTCTGGCCATCGCGGATGTCGAGTCCCGGCACCCGCTTGCCGTTGACGAAGATGCCGCTCTGCGAATTGTTGTCGATGGCCAGCCACCGGCCCTGGTGGAAGCGCAGTAGCAGGTGGGCTCGGGAGATCAGGGGATGCGCGACGCGCAGGTCGGCGCGCAGGTCGCTGCCCACGACCACATCGGGTCCCGCCGCGAACTCGCGGTGTGAACGGTCTGATCGGACTGTCAGCACCGGCGCGGCGGTTGTATTCATCCGGACAGATTAAGCGGCGAATGCCCGGACTAACGGCGCTTCAGCCGGATCTTCCACCACACGATGCTGCTGTAGATGATGCACAACACCGCGAGCATGGCCATGTCGAACAACCAGGCGCTCGCCGTGTGATTCCAGTGCTGGTCTTTCGGGTCGGTCGGCCCGGGGGTGAGGCGGTGGGTGTCGATGGTCGACGACGCCGCCGCGTAACCCCATCTCGCCGGTGTGGCCCACGACAGCTGGTCCAGGCCGGTCCGGTTGGTCACCCAGATCATGCCGCCGGAGAACACCAGCTGGGACATGATCGCGGTGACCAGCAGCGGCATGATCTGGTCCTGGGACTTGGCGATCGCGGACAACGCCATGCCCAGGATCGCCGATGCCACACAGGTGGCGGCGACGGTGACGAACAGCTCGAATCGCACGTCACCCAGCAGCACCGCACCCGAGAGCGGCTTGCCCCAACCGACCACCGCGATGGTGGTCGCGATGAAGGCCTGCATGATGGCGAACGCGCAGAACACCACGATCTTGGCCGCCAGGTACGCACCGGTGGACAGGCCGACGGCCTGCTCGCGCTTGAAGATCGGCCGTTCGCCGACCAGGTCGCGAATGGTCAGCGCGGTTCCCATGAACACCGCGCCGACGTTGAGCATGACCAGGATCTGCCCGGGCTGGTTGGGCGCACTGCTGAGTGGATCGGCCATGCCGAACCCGGTCTTGCCGCGAACCGTCAGCGTCAGCACGCCGATCAAGAACGGCAGCAACGCCAGGAACACCGTGTAACCACGGTCGGAGACCACCAGCCGGACCTGGCGGCGCGCGATGGTGGAGAACTGCCGGAACCCGTTGTTGTGCACCGGCTCGCCGAGGTCGGCGGCGGGGCTGGTCTGCGACGGACGCTCCGGCTCCCGGTTGCCTTCCCGGAAGCGGCGGTTGGCCTCGTCGGGGTCGGCGCCCACCTTGGTGAAGATGTCGGCCCAGTTGGTGGTGCCCATCGCCTCGCCGATCTGGTCCGGCGTACCCAGGAATGCGGTCTTGCCGCCGGGCGCCAGCAACAGGATCTGGTCGCACACGTCGAGGTAGGACACCGAGTGGGTGACCACCAGCACCACGCGGCCGGCATCGGCCAACTGGCGCAGCATCATCATCACCTGCCGGTCCAGTGCCGGGTCCAACCCGGACGTCGGCTCGTCCAGGATCAGCAGCGACGGTCCGGTGAGCAGCTCGAGGGCAACCGACGCCCGCTTGCGCTGGCCGCCGGACAGCTTGTCCACCCTGGTCTCGGCGTGCTTGGTCAGCTCCAGTTCCTCGAGGACCTGAGCGACCACCTGTGCGCGGTCGGCCTTGCTGGTGTCGGGGGGCAGTCGCAACTCGGCGGCGTAGCCCAGCGCCTGGCTGACGGTCAGCTGCCGGTGCACCACGTCGTCCTGCGGGACCATGCCGACCCGGCTGCGCAGCGAGGCGTATTCGGCGTGGATGTCGTGGCCCTCGAAGGTCACGTTGCCGGTGGTGGGACTGGTGTAGCCGGCGATCAGGCGCGACAGCGTGGACTTGCCCGCGCCCGACCCGCCGATGATCGC
It contains:
- a CDS encoding ATP-binding cassette domain-containing protein, whose amino-acid sequence is MNTTAAPVLTVRSDRSHREFAAGPDVVVGSDLRADLRVAHPLISRAHLLLRFHQGRWLAIDNNSQSGIFVNGKRVPGLDIRDGQTINLGQPDGPRITFEVGHYRGDVGALPPTERVPVLALDDVTRTTAIPTISQPPTRAAQPNLQPPTRAAQPNLQPPAQPPAQDDTVSQSQAGTVRVPNQATGTAAPTAAARIGRASDNDIVIPDVLASRYHAQLSPSPAGAQIRDLNSINGTFVNGIRVGSAILTEGDVVTIGNVDLAFVGGILVRRTEAATRTGGLEVRDIIFSINNNRLLDNVSMTARPGTLTAIIGGSGAGKSTLSRLIAGNTTPSSGAVTFEGHDIHQQYASLRSRIGMVPQDDVVHRQLTVNQALSYAAELRLPPDTSKEDREQVVAQVLDELGLTKHAETRVDNLSGGQRKRASVALELLTGPSLLILDEPTSGLDPALDLQVMTMLRQLADAGRVVLVVTHSLTYLDVCDQVLLMAPGGKTAYLGPPGQIGDVMGTTNWAHIFAKVGADPDEANRRFLAQKQPPPTPAAAAPGDLGAPAHTSVRRQFSTITRRQVRLVVNDRAYFIFLAVLPFILGGLALTVPGNTGFGMASPTSNTPDEAAQILTLLSIAAVFMGTALTIRDLIGERPIFQREQAVGLSTWAYLGAKLTVFIVFAVLQAAIATAIVIVGKGAPTQKALVLGNPSFELFTTVAATCVASAVVGLLLSSVARSNEQIMPLLVVSLMLQLVLAGGMIPVTDRVGLDQMSWAIPARWGYAASAATVNLRELVPGSLSPEDSHWTHSRPAWLFDMAMLAVLSVIYSLVVWWRIRLKRR
- a CDS encoding FHA domain-containing protein, with the translated sequence MPPPAPPALTVRYDGSERTFAAGHDVVVGRDLRADMRITHPLISRAHLLLRFDQGRWLAIDNNSLNGTYANGRRVPVVDISDGQTVNIGNPDGPLLIFEVGRHRGPAGRPPQTESLPILQPSGPAGPSGPVPPGGPGHPPPPSGRQATWVGPLPGRQGSGGPPPPPPGQPMYPSSGAPWAPPGYPSSGPPPHPASSSHIPHPPPTPQAPFRPPGRLPGPPVGAKPPEQGNIATKMFQALLGTGTHEKPVGSVTIGRSTDNDIVIQDVLASRHHAFLTLTPLGAEIRDNNSVNGTFVNGVRVGSAILTEGDLVTIGNVDLTFTGGTLARRTAVASRTGGLEVNSVTFTVEGGKQLLDHISLTARPGTLTAIIGGSGAGKSTLSRLIAGYTSPTTGNVTFEGHDIHAEYASLRSRVGMVPQDDVVHRQLTVSQALGYAAELRLPPDTSKADRAQVVAQVLEELELTKHAETRVDKLSGGQRKRASVALELLTGPSLLILDEPTSGLDPALDRQVMMMLRQLADAGRVVLVVTHSVSYLDVCDQILLLAPGGKTAFLGTPDQIGEAMGTTNWADIFTKVGADPDEANRRFREGNREPERPSQTSPAADLGEPVHNNGFRQFSTIARRQVRLVVSDRGYTVFLALLPFLIGVLTLTVRGKTGFGMADPLSSAPNQPGQILVMLNVGAVFMGTALTIRDLVGERPIFKREQAVGLSTGAYLAAKIVVFCAFAIMQAFIATTIAVVGWGKPLSGAVLLGDVRFELFVTVAATCVASAILGMALSAIAKSQDQIMPLLVTAIMSQLVFSGGMIWVTNRTGLDQLSWATPARWGYAAASSTIDTHRLTPGPTDPKDQHWNHTASAWLFDMAMLAVLCIIYSSIVWWKIRLKRR
- a CDS encoding ATP-binding cassette domain-containing protein, translating into MNAAAPPVLTVRANGAEHTFTAGHDVIVGSDLRADVRVSHPLISRRHLLLRFGNGRWRAIDNSSRQGTFVARRRARVIDICDGQRINVGNPDGPCLTFGVGRSFDGAAPTTAPLPTMHQRRPADPPTVPQSPLPAPPSRPAPRPQPIPAGDHCATIGRAGDNDIVVPDVLASRHHAFLVPTHLGTEIRDSRSVNGTFVNGVRVGSATLRRGDVVTVGNVDLDFTGETLVPQSAGGTGGLEVNGVQFSADGKELLDTISLSARPGTLTAIIGGSGAGKTTLARLLAGYTRPSSGSVTFEGHDIHAQYATLRTRIGMVPQDDVVHRQLTVNQALGYAAELRLPPDTSPADRTAAVARVLDELNLTEHADTRVDKLSGGQRKRASVALELLTGPSLLILDEPTTGLDPALDSQVMMMLRQLADAGRTVLVVTHSVAHLDLCDQLLLLAPGGKTAYFGPPDGVAPVMGTTNWAEIFIKVGADPDEAKQRFLAQRRPEPESPAAQPRDLGEPVHIQVRRQLWTLARRQVRLVVSDRWYTVFLAVLPFLIGLLTLTVPGQSGFGLADPHGKSPAEPAQILVLLCMGAVFMGTALTIRDLVGERPIFHREQAFGLSTKAYLLAKIGVFCAFAIAQTVIATTITVIGKGTPKHGAVLLGSPTLELYVAVAATCIVAAIIGMLLSAVARTSDHILPLLVVAIMAQLVFSSGVIPVTDRAVIDQLSWLTPARWGFAACASTIDLNQVQPSEFSPKDSHWNHSTGAWLLDMAMLAVLAAVYSGLVWWRIRLRR